Part of the Methanomassiliicoccales archaeon genome is shown below.
CAGACACCAAGGTGATCGCCCCTGCCGTGAGATACAGCGAACCGACGGTACCGGACAGCTGATCGCTGATCTTCCTGGCAAGATAGTTCGATGTTATCACGCTTACTCCTGGAACCTTTTCGGCGATCTCCGTTGCGACCTCGTTGGCATTAGCCCCTGGAGCCAGTTTCACCAGAACGGAGGAGATCTCTCCCGGCTTCAGGTCTATCGCCTTCACCGCAAGCTTTCCCGATTCGGCCGCCATGACGTAAGCGTCCGTATCCTGGATGAACACCGATTGGTCCACACCGGTGCCGGTCGGTTCGAGGATGCCGGCGATGGTGAAGTCATGCCCGTAGAATATCAGATGGAACCCCACCGCTCCGCCGATGTACTGGCTACCGAGGATGATCTCGTTCGGTGCCAATGACCGGCCGAGTTCCGATTGCAGCCACGGCTGGATGGTGAAATCCTGGGTGGCATTGAAGGCCACCAGTTGGGTTGGGAATGCACAGCAGCCATAGTTGAGAGTGGCCACGTAGGTCTGGGGTGCCACCTTCTCCACGCCTGGAACATCATTAACGCCGCTCAGCGCGCTTTCATTGAAATAGAACGTGGTAGGATGTCCAGCGAGTATCACCGCGTCCGTAACGCTCTGGTACTGTTCAGGTACCACCAGCATGTCCGCGCCCAAGCGATCCATGCCTGCCTGTGCGCTGTTCTCTGCCCCTCCCACCAGGAAATATACTGATAGAAGGCTGCCGGTCACCACCGCAAAGGTCAGGATGGTGGCGACGTTCCTGAACGTCCGTCTCCGGACGCTCTTCCAGATGAAGCTCCTCAGATTGATCGAGTTCATGTGTTTCACCTCCATCCCTTGATCGACCTGATCATCGACCCATTATCGATCCATCCCTCATCGGTCAGGGTATTGCTCGGAGAATTGTGATTTGTCATTGCCATTCCTCAGCTTATCTTACCCTTGTTCATGGTCAGGACCTTGGTCGCGAACACCGAAAGATCAGGGTTGTGGGTGACCATGATGATCATCTTTCCCTGCTTTCCGATCTCTTTGAACTGGGTCATGATCTCCTGTTCCGTTTCCGCATCAAGATCTCCGGTCGGCTCATCCGCAAGGATGACGCTGGGATTGTTGATCAGTGCTCTGGCAATGGATGCGCGCTTGAGCTCCCCACCTGAAAGTTGGTGCGGGAATGATCTCAGCTTGTCTCCCAGCCCCACTGATTCCAGAAGTTCCTTGGCCCTCTTCCCCGCCTCATCACGATTCTTGGAGAACATCGTTGGTAGCATCACATTCTCGATGGCATTGAGGGTTGGAAGGAGCCCAGGGAACTGGAAGACGAATCCGATCTCCTTGCTTCTCAGGCTGGAGAGTTCGGAATCGTTCATCGACCATATCTCCCTCCCGTTGAACTCGACCTTGCCGTTGGTCGGTCTTGTCAGTCCCCCCAAGACGCTCAATAGGGTGGATTTTCCGCTGCCGGAACGGCCTACGATCAGGACGAACTCGTCGTCGTTGATGGTTACGCTGGCATTATCCAGTGCATTGACCACGATATCGTTGTTGCTGTACCTCTTGGTGACTTCGGTCGCGATGATCAATTCTGTCCCTTCCTTATTGCGTCATATGGTTCCATCTTGCTGGCCCTGTATGCCGGCCAAATCGCTGCCACTCCCGCCAATCCGACCGCCAATGCCAAGGCGGTCGACATTTCTGACATCACTGTCGTCATCGAAGGCCATAGGAATGAGATATTGAGACTGTCGGCTATTGGTTCCTGGAACGCTGCCAGGCCTCCGCTCGAGACTGCAACCCCTATCACTCCTCCTATCACTGCCAACACCACCGCTTCAACGAAGAACAGAATGAAAACGTTGGACTGTGTCGCCCCCATGGCGCGCATCAGCCCGATCTCCCTTCTTCTCTCGCTTGCCCCCATGGTGGCTATCAGCGCCACCAGGGGCATGGATACGATGATGACCGACAAAGCGGTCAGGTACAACGATTGGGTGGTGGTGGAAAGCTGGTCGGATACTTGCCTTCCCAGAGCGTTCATGGGGTAGACAAGGGTGCCTGGATTCATGGATGAAATATAGTAAATGACCGGATCGATGCCGATCGTCTTGTCCGCCTTTACCAGGACGGCCGATATCTGGCCGGGAGTGACGGTACTGTTGGTCAGAATATTCGATGAGTCAGCTGCCAGGGCATAGGCCCCGGCCATGTTCAGGTATATCGAATTGTCTGGGGAGAAACCGGTGGTTTCCAACCGGCCCATGATCGTGAGGTCACGGCCGTAGACATTGATCGAGGAGCCGACAGCTCCTTGGATCGACTGGCCGACGATGATCTGATCGTTTGAAAGGCTTGTCTTCAGTGGGGATTCCATCAACGGGATCACGGAGAAATCGGTGGACGGATCGAAACCCATGATCTGGACCGAATACTTGCACCACGATACATCATCCAATGTTCCAATATAGACCTGCGGTGAGGCTCTGAGCACTCCGGGGGTGGACACGACCCCGCTGGTAACGGATTCGTTGAAGTAGGACGTTGACGTCTGGCCCGTAAGGAATACTCCAGAGCTATGGGCATATGGATCATAGGGGATCACGATCATGTCCGCTCCTAGGCGGTCCATGCCCGCCTGCACGCTCATCTGTGCTCCGGCAACCAGGAATCCTGCGGTTAATATGGTGCCGGCAATGAAGGCAAAGCAGGCCATGGTGGCAACGTTCCTGAAAAGCCTTCTGCGAATGCTGCTGACGACCAGTCTTCGCGAGCTTACACGATTGTTAATGGCCTTGTCCGACATGTACCACAGTCCTCTTTTCAACTTGGATGAAATCGTTCTTGCCTTTATGGCACGAGAGTTGTTTAGCTGCAACTTCAAAATTGAAGTGGAGTTCATTCATATTTATACATCACGTTTTTGCTCTTCGATGAAACAGAGTGTGCCTTTAGAAATTTAAGCGAATTCTTACTGATTCCATCACCGTCCATGGCTGTTCAATGGGCAATATTTGTATAAACAAAGAAAAAAAGGGAAAAGGGTTTGTGGTTTACGGTACAACCCTGTATGGCCTGATCATGTCCTGATCTTCGTGGTCTACGATGTGACAGTGCCAGACGTAGTCAGGTCCTTGCGTCACGTCGAAGGGATAGCTGGTCAAGGTCGGTCCGGCAGGAGCGAACCTCACAATGACGGTGACCACCTCTCCCGGATTGGCCTGGACCGTGTCCTTCCATGCCTGTTCATAGGGGCTGGCAGGAGTCGGGCTTCCTATCAGGTAGTTGTTCAGGTTGACGTTCTTGGTGGGGCTTGTGAATGGCAGCTGTCCGCCGTTCAATGCAAGCCAGTCCGTATCATATTTGGACTGGTTGTATGCCTGCCTTTCGATCACCTGAACGTTCACCAGGTGCCAGTGGATCGGGTGACCGTCGACCGTGTCGTCGACGATCTTCCATATCTCGGTAGCGTTTACATGTGGCAGTTCAGATATCGGGTTGCTGTACTGCTGTCCGTCAAGGGTGACCATCTGGGGTCCGTTCGGTCCTTGCCACTCCTTGAGGGTTAGTTGCCTCGTGACAGTGACGTTAGCCATGCCCAGAGAGGGATAGGTCTTCAGTGTCGGGTTCAGGATAGTGGGCAATGTCTTGGGCGCGAAACCTGGGTTGCCCGAGACCGTGAACTGCATTATGGTCCCGTTCGTGGCCGCATCTGGCACATATCCAGTGTTGAATGGAGCCGGTGCGTTGTTCGTCATTACGATCTTGGTATTGGCGCCCATTCCCGTGAAGTCCACCAGTACATCGTACCTCTCACCCGGTGCCATCTGGAATGACGTCACCGTGACCGCGCTTCTCAGGTAGTTCTCATCGCTTGCGATCACTGTGAACGGCATGCCGTTTGACATCGATAGGTTGTACCACCGGGCGTTAGATCCATCCAGTACCTTGAACAGATACTGGCCAGAATCCACGTTGAGGTTGGGCCAAGCCACACCGTTGACCATGATCACATTGCCGAAGAACTCAGGCACCCAGTACGGATGGATGGTCGGATTCGGCGGGGAGTCGCTCGGGAACATCAACGAACCGTCCGTGAAGAACTTCCTGTCCTGGATGGCCAGAGGAACCTCGTACTTGCCAGATGGCAGGTAGGCCTTGATCGGATCGGCTGGGTCTCTGAGCATGTAGTAACCCGCCAGTCCAGAGTACACGTTGCTCCTGGTCAGTCCCATGGCGTGGTCGTGGAACCACAGGGTACCGACGGCCTGCTGGTTGTCATAATGGAACACAGCGGCGTTGGGCAGGGTCTTGGTGTAGGTGTTGTAGTCAGGTCCGTGCAGGCCGTTCCAGCTCACCCAGTTGAATGGACCACCATCATACTTGGCGGATGTCTCTCCACCGTGAAGGTGAGTGGCTATGGTCACAGGGTATTGCGCCTGTGCATATCCTGGCGGGAACGCGTTGAACGGCGTGGTCGGCGTGACCATGTTGTTGGGGTTGGTCCAGTCAACGGTCGGGTCGGTGGCGAACATATACTTCGTGTAGATACCATTCACCCATGCGACATTGACCGGTGTTCCCCGCGTGGCCTCGATCGTTGGTCCAGGGCTATTCCTTACGAATCCCAAGAAGGCGCCTGTCAACGGGTCCTTACAATTCCCGCCGTATCCCCAGACCGTGGTCTTCGGGTATCCGGTCGGCAGGATCTGCTCGCTGAACTGCGAAGCGATAATGGTGTAATAGTCGGTCATCAGCCCTGTCTGTGGGTCCTTGACCTTGATCGGCACGTACACCGGAATATCTGCTAGCAGTTGGCTCGTGAATTTGGGCACAGTGCTACCGTCAAGAGGGGTCTTCGCTGGAGCCGCTGAAGCTGACATCGACAATCCTACCGGAATCAGCATTGCGATGCATATCAGGGCTACGAAGAGCATCCTCAAGATGTTCTTTTTCGTGTCTTTCATTTTCGTCTCTCCTTTGATTGAAATGGCAACCTGCCACAATCCTGATTGAAAAGAATGTGAGCCT
Proteins encoded:
- a CDS encoding FtsX-like permease family protein, which codes for MNSINLRSFIWKSVRRRTFRNVATILTFAVVTGSLLSVYFLVGGAENSAQAGMDRLGADMLVVPEQYQSVTDAVILAGHPTTFYFNESALSGVNDVPGVEKVAPQTYVATLNYGCCAFPTQLVAFNATQDFTIQPWLQSELGRSLAPNEIILGSQYIGGAVGFHLIFYGHDFTIAGILEPTGTGVDQSVFIQDTDAYVMAAESGKLAVKAIDLKPGEISSVLVKLAPGANANEVATEIAEKVPGVSVITSNYLARKISDQLSGTVGSLYLTAGAITLVSVPLVATVSVMVANERKREIGLLRAMGANKKTVFSVVLLEALIIAAIGALIGTAVSAAVIFVAKDLITTSLGIPFLWPSIITLGGQVALVALAAIGIGGLASLYPAIKASQLEPYEAIKSGSS
- a CDS encoding ABC transporter ATP-binding protein; protein product: MIIATEVTKRYSNNDIVVNALDNASVTINDDEFVLIVGRSGSGKSTLLSVLGGLTRPTNGKVEFNGREIWSMNDSELSSLRSKEIGFVFQFPGLLPTLNAIENVMLPTMFSKNRDEAGKRAKELLESVGLGDKLRSFPHQLSGGELKRASIARALINNPSVILADEPTGDLDAETEQEIMTQFKEIGKQGKMIIMVTHNPDLSVFATKVLTMNKGKIS
- a CDS encoding FtsX-like permease family protein, whose translation is MKLQLNNSRAIKARTISSKLKRGLWYMSDKAINNRVSSRRLVVSSIRRRLFRNVATMACFAFIAGTILTAGFLVAGAQMSVQAGMDRLGADMIVIPYDPYAHSSGVFLTGQTSTSYFNESVTSGVVSTPGVLRASPQVYIGTLDDVSWCKYSVQIMGFDPSTDFSVIPLMESPLKTSLSNDQIIVGQSIQGAVGSSINVYGRDLTIMGRLETTGFSPDNSIYLNMAGAYALAADSSNILTNSTVTPGQISAVLVKADKTIGIDPVIYYISSMNPGTLVYPMNALGRQVSDQLSTTTQSLYLTALSVIIVSMPLVALIATMGASERRREIGLMRAMGATQSNVFILFFVEAVVLAVIGGVIGVAVSSGGLAAFQEPIADSLNISFLWPSMTTVMSEMSTALALAVGLAGVAAIWPAYRASKMEPYDAIRKGQN
- a CDS encoding multicopper oxidase, encoding MKDTKKNILRMLFVALICIAMLIPVGLSMSASAAPAKTPLDGSTVPKFTSQLLADIPVYVPIKVKDPQTGLMTDYYTIIASQFSEQILPTGYPKTTVWGYGGNCKDPLTGAFLGFVRNSPGPTIEATRGTPVNVAWVNGIYTKYMFATDPTVDWTNPNNMVTPTTPFNAFPPGYAQAQYPVTIATHLHGGETSAKYDGGPFNWVSWNGLHGPDYNTYTKTLPNAAVFHYDNQQAVGTLWFHDHAMGLTRSNVYSGLAGYYMLRDPADPIKAYLPSGKYEVPLAIQDRKFFTDGSLMFPSDSPPNPTIHPYWVPEFFGNVIMVNGVAWPNLNVDSGQYLFKVLDGSNARWYNLSMSNGMPFTVIASDENYLRSAVTVTSFQMAPGERYDVLVDFTGMGANTKIVMTNNAPAPFNTGYVPDAATNGTIMQFTVSGNPGFAPKTLPTILNPTLKTYPSLGMANVTVTRQLTLKEWQGPNGPQMVTLDGQQYSNPISELPHVNATEIWKIVDDTVDGHPIHWHLVNVQVIERQAYNQSKYDTDWLALNGGQLPFTSPTKNVNLNNYLIGSPTPASPYEQAWKDTVQANPGEVVTVIVRFAPAGPTLTSYPFDVTQGPDYVWHCHIVDHEDQDMIRPYRVVP